The following proteins come from a genomic window of Cuculus canorus isolate bCucCan1 chromosome 29, bCucCan1.pri, whole genome shotgun sequence:
- the B4GALNT1 gene encoding beta-1,4 N-acetylgalactosaminyltransferase 1 isoform X2 — protein MRGAPKPLFVLLLAASASLAALLLHLWAPKGPPSVDLRRPPPGRVTPQLTPPARQYPDVPFRLRRDVMELLPRNGCSCEAEASLPLHPQLFGHGPGVDFADAFAPAERARLQRLRESEFRSHRLRVQNAADRLLIARANSPLEFPTQGVEVRPLQSVLLPGLSLQAPRSDRYQVTLSATLGTLAVAAEVEGVERRGEGQPRLSLAAARLDHLNRQLQFVTYTSTQFHPDTADIVQFATPGHEAAFTVRIRHPPAPRLYGPSPPADGDGDGGYNVSALVTIATKTFLRYDKLRGLIASVRRFYPSITIVVADDSQRPEALQGPHLEHYLMPFGKVTTKYVLWVDDDFIFTPRTRLEKLVDVLERTSLDLVGGAVREITGFTTTYRQRLLVRGGDSGGDCLRPIPGFHHRLEGFPRCVVTDGVVNFFLARTDKVRQVGFDPRLRRVAHLEFFIDGLGVLHVGSCEDVVVDHASKLALPWRRTEGERQYARFRYPPARDDSVRLKHRLFFFKNRFKCMAGN, from the exons ATGCGGGGCGCCCCGAAGCCGCTCTTCGTGCTGCTCTTGGCGGCCTCGGCCTCGCTGGCggcgctgctgctgcacctctgGGCCCCCAAAGGCCCCCCCAGCGTGGACCTGCGCAGACCCCCCCCCGGCAGGGTCACCCCCCAACTCACCCCCCCCGCCCGGCAGTACCCCGACGTCCCCTTCCGCCTGCGCCGCGACGTCATGGA GCTGCTCCCCAGGAACGGGTGCTCGTGCGAGGCGGAGGCGTCGCTGCCGCTGCACCCGCAGCTCTTCGGCCACGGCCCCGGCGTTGACTTCGCCGACGCCTTCGCCCCTGCGGAGCGCGCGCGGCTGCAGCGCCTGCGCGAGAGCGAGTTCCGCAGCCACCGCCTGCG GGTGCAGAACGCGGCGGATCGGCTGCTGATCGCTCGCGCCAACTCTCCCCTCGAGTTCCCCACACAGGGGGTGGAGGTGCGGCCGCTGCAGAGCGTCCTCCTGCCCG ggctcagccTTCAGGCGCCGCGCAGCGACCGGTACCAg GTGACGCTCTCGGCCACGCTGGGGACGCTGGCGGTGGCGGCCGAGGTGGAGGGCGTGGAGCGTCGGGGCGAGGGGCAGCCTCGGCTCTCGTTGGCCGCCGCGCGCCTCGACCACCTCAACCGGCAGCTCCAGTTCGTCACCTACACCAgcacccagttccaccccgaCACCGCCGACATCG TGCAGTTTGCCACCCCCGGGCACGAGGCCGCCTTCACCGTCCGCATCCGGCACCCGCCCGCCCCCCGCCTGTACGGCCCCAGCCCCCCCGCTGACGGCGACGGCGACGGAG GGTACAACGTTTCGGCGCTGGTGACCATCGCCACTAAGACGTTCCTGCGCTACGACAAACTGCGCGGGCTCATCGCCAGCGTGCGCCGCTTCTACCCCTCCATCACCATCGTGGTGGCGGACGACAGCCAACGGCCCgaagccctccagggaccccACCTCGAGCACTACCTCATGCCCTTCGGCAAG GTGACGACCAAATACGTACTGTGGGTGGACGACGACTTCATCTTCACCCCCCGAACCCGTCTGGAGAAGCTCGTGGATGTGCTGGAGAGAACCAGCCTGGACCTG GTGGGCGGGGCGGTGCGGGAGATCACCGGCTTCACCACCACGTACCGTCAGCGGCTCTTGGTTCGAGGGGGGGATTCAGGGGGCGACTGTTTGCGCCCCATTCCCGGTTTCCACCACCGCCTCGAGGGGTTCCCGCGCTGCGTCGTTACCGACGGAGTCGTCAACTTCTTCCTGGCGAGGACCGACAAAGTGCGGCAAGTGGGGTTCGACCCCCGACTGCGACGAGTGGCGCACCTCG AGTTCTTCATCGACGGTCTCGGGGTTCTTCACGTGGGCTCCTGCGAGGACGTGGTGGTGGACCACGCGTCCAAGCTGGCGCTGCCGTGGCGCCGGACGGAGGGCGAACGGCAGTACGCGCGGTTCCGGTATCCACCGGCGCGCGACGACAGCGTCCGCCTCAAACACCGCCTCTTCTTCTTCAAGAACCGCTTCAAGTGTATGGCCGGCAACTGA
- the B4GALNT1 gene encoding beta-1,4 N-acetylgalactosaminyltransferase 1 isoform X1 — MRGAPKPLFVLLLAASASLAALLLHLWAPKGPPSVDLRRPPPGRVTPQLTPPARQYPDVPFRLRRDVMELLPRNGCSCEAEASLPLHPQLFGHGPGVDFADAFAPAERARLQRLRESEFRSHRLRVQNAADRLLIARANSPLEFPTQGVEVRPLQSVLLPGLSLQAPRSDRYQVTLSATLGTLAVAAEVEGVERRGEGQPRLSLAAARLDHLNRQLQFVTYTSTQFHPDTADIVQFATPGHEAAFTVRIRHPPAPRLYGPSPPADGDGDGGYNVSALVTIATKTFLRYDKLRGLIASVRRFYPSITIVVADDSQRPEALQGPHLEHYLMPFGKGWFAGRNLAVSQVTTKYVLWVDDDFIFTPRTRLEKLVDVLERTSLDLVGGAVREITGFTTTYRQRLLVRGGDSGGDCLRPIPGFHHRLEGFPRCVVTDGVVNFFLARTDKVRQVGFDPRLRRVAHLEFFIDGLGVLHVGSCEDVVVDHASKLALPWRRTEGERQYARFRYPPARDDSVRLKHRLFFFKNRFKCMAGN, encoded by the exons ATGCGGGGCGCCCCGAAGCCGCTCTTCGTGCTGCTCTTGGCGGCCTCGGCCTCGCTGGCggcgctgctgctgcacctctgGGCCCCCAAAGGCCCCCCCAGCGTGGACCTGCGCAGACCCCCCCCCGGCAGGGTCACCCCCCAACTCACCCCCCCCGCCCGGCAGTACCCCGACGTCCCCTTCCGCCTGCGCCGCGACGTCATGGA GCTGCTCCCCAGGAACGGGTGCTCGTGCGAGGCGGAGGCGTCGCTGCCGCTGCACCCGCAGCTCTTCGGCCACGGCCCCGGCGTTGACTTCGCCGACGCCTTCGCCCCTGCGGAGCGCGCGCGGCTGCAGCGCCTGCGCGAGAGCGAGTTCCGCAGCCACCGCCTGCG GGTGCAGAACGCGGCGGATCGGCTGCTGATCGCTCGCGCCAACTCTCCCCTCGAGTTCCCCACACAGGGGGTGGAGGTGCGGCCGCTGCAGAGCGTCCTCCTGCCCG ggctcagccTTCAGGCGCCGCGCAGCGACCGGTACCAg GTGACGCTCTCGGCCACGCTGGGGACGCTGGCGGTGGCGGCCGAGGTGGAGGGCGTGGAGCGTCGGGGCGAGGGGCAGCCTCGGCTCTCGTTGGCCGCCGCGCGCCTCGACCACCTCAACCGGCAGCTCCAGTTCGTCACCTACACCAgcacccagttccaccccgaCACCGCCGACATCG TGCAGTTTGCCACCCCCGGGCACGAGGCCGCCTTCACCGTCCGCATCCGGCACCCGCCCGCCCCCCGCCTGTACGGCCCCAGCCCCCCCGCTGACGGCGACGGCGACGGAG GGTACAACGTTTCGGCGCTGGTGACCATCGCCACTAAGACGTTCCTGCGCTACGACAAACTGCGCGGGCTCATCGCCAGCGTGCGCCGCTTCTACCCCTCCATCACCATCGTGGTGGCGGACGACAGCCAACGGCCCgaagccctccagggaccccACCTCGAGCACTACCTCATGCCCTTCGGCAAG GGCTGGTTCGCCGGGAGGAATCTGGCGGTGTCGCAGGTGACGACCAAATACGTACTGTGGGTGGACGACGACTTCATCTTCACCCCCCGAACCCGTCTGGAGAAGCTCGTGGATGTGCTGGAGAGAACCAGCCTGGACCTG GTGGGCGGGGCGGTGCGGGAGATCACCGGCTTCACCACCACGTACCGTCAGCGGCTCTTGGTTCGAGGGGGGGATTCAGGGGGCGACTGTTTGCGCCCCATTCCCGGTTTCCACCACCGCCTCGAGGGGTTCCCGCGCTGCGTCGTTACCGACGGAGTCGTCAACTTCTTCCTGGCGAGGACCGACAAAGTGCGGCAAGTGGGGTTCGACCCCCGACTGCGACGAGTGGCGCACCTCG AGTTCTTCATCGACGGTCTCGGGGTTCTTCACGTGGGCTCCTGCGAGGACGTGGTGGTGGACCACGCGTCCAAGCTGGCGCTGCCGTGGCGCCGGACGGAGGGCGAACGGCAGTACGCGCGGTTCCGGTATCCACCGGCGCGCGACGACAGCGTCCGCCTCAAACACCGCCTCTTCTTCTTCAAGAACCGCTTCAAGTGTATGGCCGGCAACTGA